CTCCCACTTTTCTGTTGTCTGCTCGCATCCTCCACACACATCCAGTCGTTCCAGTTCTCTAAGGGAATACTCTAGTCGAGGAAGCAATTCACTTGGAAATCAGTGTTTCACCAAGCGTACATGtgtggctgcacagcagctaGTAGTGTGTTATAAAACTCAGCTCCCTTTTCCATGTTAACTAAgtatttcattttccctcaggaaaagaaaaaaaaagtaccccGGACCAATTCATAACCTGGTGACCTAGTTGCTTTAGCAGGACACGCTTCATCTTAGACTGGGGCATACCCCAATAACAAGCCATGcaaccccagcaccagccctaCTACCTTCTCATAGGTGAACGTGCCTCATCGTGCCTCTCTCTGCTTAACAAATGCACTACACTGCACCAATACAATGCTTTTGAAGCAAACGTCCAGCTTGTACCACAGAAGCCTTCCCATTCCTCTTTTTCAGGCTTATTCCTAAATTTTGCTTGCACAATTGCAgtctcaagaaaaagaaaaacttcacacCCCTACAGGCTCTGAGAAAACTCCCCCCCCACAAGAGGACTTCTAAGGCTTTACACAAAAAAATTCAACTGTTAACTTTCTTTAAGCCACAGACCACTCATTCAAAGCAAGTCCTCCCCACCCCAACCCAACCATGCAGAACTATCATTGCTTTAGcatttaaacacacacatgcagtTCACAGAATAAATGCTCAGCAAAGTAAACTTGTCCTGGTCTGGGCTTTCTTCTGGAATCTAGTCCTCTGCCATTTTCTAGACTAATATCCAATGCCTTTCATCACCGCCTTTTAACTTTCTTCAGCTGAAGGGCTTAGATACTTCCTTGAAGTACCTGGTTGAGTCATTAAGTCTAGATGGGTTGGATCCAGGGTCTCCTTGCAGCCTGCCTCCTCAGCATATGGAAAGTCATTCATGTCCATTTCATCACTGTGAAACATATCAAGCTGCCTCTCTTGCTGCTCTTCCAAAGTCCTTCGGACCCTGCCCTCTGACTGTTCCACCACTTCCCCATCTCCTTCACTAATGACGGTCATGGGGCTGCTCTGGATGCGGTTGCGGACATTGTActtgctgctggcagcagaggggGGCGTTCGTGACCGGCCGTACCTAGTGCCAGAGAAGGACATGCTCCTTGGCATCAGGCCCTCACTCTTGGCCCACTCTTCCTGGGCCCGTTTGCTCTTGCTGGGtgagcagctggcagggctgtcGGAAAGGTCGGAGGAGGCATCCGTCTTTGTCCGGTGGAACCGTGGGTCCGTGTTCTTCAACATCTCTGCTGCAGACATGCGGGAACTGGTGTCACAGCGGCtccctttcttcagcagcagagctTTGAAGTTGTCATTGCTGGTGCTGCTCTTGCGAACGCTTCTCTGAATAGATCCGGCTTGTTTGAGGGTAGCTAAGGTTGGGGAAGCACCAGTTGGAGTTACGGGGGGCGATGGAGAATGGTTGCGGGTACGGTCGTCTTCAGAATCTTTACGGCCAAGGACTTTCCTTTTGGATCTGAgtttgaaaaacaacaaagaaagaggaccaaacaaaaaatgaaactttttaccTCCCCTAATTAAACTCATCTTAGAGGGATGACAATGAATTAAGCTAAAGCAGAGAGAGGGATAAGGGAGAAGTAATCTAAATCTAAAGCATGAGTAAGAACACCACCAAAACTGTATAGGCATTAATGCAGGTATTGGAGGGATAAGCTAagtttattgttctttttctgcaaatCTGGAACAATGAAACTACTAAAACTAGCAATACTGATGTCCAAAACACTTTCATGAAATTAGTGAATCAGGTTTTCTGGAGTCAGTATGCAGCTGCTAAGACTAATGCATTATAAAGATTATACTCAATGCCATTTATCTGTTAGTTTGGGGATTTGATTAAAAATATGTCATCTAGagtatgttgggttttttgttttgttttgttttgttttactatttCATTTGATGTTCTCTGGAGAATTAGAAGTGTAGCTTAGTGCACTTGCCTTTAGAAAAGGATACTGCAATGCACTGCTGCTGAAGTTAAGATAAAGTGAGCCACATGTAACCATTCTGtattaaatgatttaaaaaaaaaccaaccctccccAACCCAAACATTAAATGAATAGTGAAAACTGAGTTTTCCAGCTTCTATTAAGATGCACAGACAAAATTCACAGTTCTGTTGGTGCTCTGTCACTGCAACTCTTCGACCAAATGAAGGAGAGACCAACTTCCTGACATGAAAGTTATCTTTCCAAATGAAAgggtgttttttaatttaaatgtgaagTGCAGGgataacaaaaacaaaattaagaaacaatCATGGAACCAGGAATAAGTGGAAACCGGACTTCTATTGCCCCATTTTCACATTATTAGAaatcttaaagaaagaaatgtattaCATGCCTGGTATCTGTAgcaaagctgctttgcttctTTGCAGGCTAAGCAAGAATTAATTCAAAAGGATTGTATAAAGGCTAATTTTACATATGCTATTTTGGCAAAAGTTTAAAACAAGTCAGCAGACTTGTTACAAATACAAGATTATCATGTGGTAATTCCATATTAATTTTTATCAAGTGTGTGTTCAATACAGACCGTTCCCCCTGTAAAACAGGTTTTTACTTAACATGATCTTTAGCTGTACTTTCTTAAAGGCCTTGAGATTTTGCCAAGGCAAGCTCAAATGTCTTTATGCATTGCAGCCTACTGATAATAAAAAAACGCAGAAAACAAAGTAGCAGGATCCATCAGCTGAGTAGGTGGCAGCAACAGACATTGCCATAAACTCTGCCAAGAGTTTGGAGCAATCCTGTCTCTCTTAAGTGGTGAAGTTTATGCATAGATCACTTATGATACCCCCCACAGGCAGCTCTACCAGCTgttattttcagctgctgctgcctccacctGCCTTTCTGGAAGAAGAATGTAATACCAACATCCATTCAGCCTGAGGATGAATGGACACCAGAAGATAGCATAGGGATAAAATGACGACTTCAGTAGTGGCAAACATAAGAACCTTGTCTAGATTTAACTGTGTGTCACTACTGTAGGCAGCAAGTGAATTTGGTGCTTGGGTGCTCTGCGAGTCTGTATGCAAACATGTGTGTGCATTAGTTACAGGGAAAAGACTTCCCTTCATTAGGGTTTTGGCTGCCGATGGGTATCTTTAAACACTGCAATGCTGGGGTTGTACTGCTGCCAAAAACCAAATGAAATgccaaataaacagaaagaaaaattcaactGCAAAGATCTGCAGGGAAAGACTTAGTTATCCTGGCTTGAAGTAATTCAGTAAGACTGTGAACGCAGTGCAGAGCTGTCAGTTTGCTGTCAGCATCTAACCAGCTTTTCTCAGCATGTATGAATTATGGCAGAAACTTAAAATTAAGAACCAAATTTGGTTTTGGTGGCTTTTCAGACAGAGATAGGGTATATATTCAAACAAAACTGTGACTTAAGATTGTTCTTCCTGCCCTTAACGCACATACCACTAAATTTCTTGTCTTACTCCAAAGCACATATTCAAGAGTGCCAATCACTGAAATAATAGCTTTTAGAAatagtgaggggaaaaataaaatgttttctattaaTTAACAGCTAAGGAAGATAGTGGTTCAAGTCTAAAGCCAGCAAAAGCAAGGTCTTAATAACAAATGTGTCAAGCAGTTTTAACTACGTCACATCCAGTTCCATTGTCCATTTCCCCATAAACTCATGAATTACatgtatgtgcatacacacagagATCCACTCTCTATCTGCATACATAATGGAGAAAGGCTACTGGCCAGAATATTTCATTCTAAAAACAGATTTGTCGCAGTCCTATGGAGCGCCATGCAACATGAACGCAACAGACCATTTTTAGAACAGCTCCTACAGGCCAAGTCCTAAGGGGTAACCATATGTTATAAAAAGTCAGTatcatatatatgtaatttttgtaACATCTGAAACGGAAtagtttcaaaaatgaaaaaacagcatttgcatCCCAAGTGCTGCAGTCTCCCAGCTCCCGGCCACGTTCTCACAACAGGTTTTTCCCGTCCCTCAGTACTCCTGATGCAGAACTCACGCACGGATGCGCAAACTGACTAAACACCTAGATAAACCTATGCGGATGCTGCCAAGCACTTTCTGTGACCAGTTAAAAGAGACGGCCCCTCTAAATTTCGAAGTAAAAGACAGAGCCACAAGATGGCACTACCACTACATCGATTCTAGTCTAAAAGGAAGCTCAGTAGTTCAGAGAGTGGTAATGGTCTTCTGTGTGTACTGTTTAAATGGTGCACACGTttcattttgtggttttaagctttttagcttttctgttctttttttgagAACCTAATGTGAACAGCACAAAAATCTAGTTGCCTATTCAggatgattttgtttttaagggAAATGAATAATGTCAATAATAATAGAGCCAGTACTGCACATTTCATTCATGAACCAGTTTGACACAAAACACCCGACCTCAGGCTGGATTATGGCAAACTATAATCCAGCGTTTGCCATATGTTTTGCCATATGACTGACATGTTGTGTTACTTGCCAGTTTCAGCCACGCTTGCCATGAAGCATTAGCGTTGAGCCTCTGTCCCAAACTGCACCATATAAGCAGCGGAGAGAGTaaaaagagatggagaagaacgagaatgaaaacaaaaagatacacagaaaaagcaacagcagagtTAATATGGCAGATTGAGAACAGTACAATAAATACTAGACGTAACTCGATATTTTAAGGGGCAGGATTTTTATAATGTAATCTACATTGATTTAATCTGGTAGCTTTTAGTTCAGAATggattaaatatatttgtaaaacaataaaacacaagttcttttccttatctttttcATATATAGCCTTAGTAGAAAGCTGATAAATGTGTGCTTTCTGTTAAAGCAGCGACTGTTGTAATTGGGTGTTTTAGTAAAACAATGTTAATTCATTTTTGAGAACTACCGGACCTGACAGTATGGGAAGGGCAATTTCTGCAGTACCTGTGAATGGCTGCAAAAAGATCCTCAGTAGTCCTTGGTCTCGCTGGTGTTGCCACTCCGTCCGTCTCTTCCCCATAACTATTGCTCGGCAGGAATGAACTATTTGCTGTATCAGATTCAAACACCTCCACTACACAGAGAGAATGAACAATACTGTCAGTGCGCCGTGGGAACCCAACAGGCATATAATCCTGAAACCAGCCCTTGCTGCCTCTAAGGCAAAGCAGAGATTGAGTGAGTGCACCGTTGTCATTACTGTAATTTCATAACAACACTTGCTTGGGAAACTGCAGTGCAGAAAATGCCTATGCTTCTCACACAGGCGGAGAacaatactgaaagaaaatttgtatCGTTTCcactaaaatgaaaatcaaaattaacaAAGCTAACCATGTTTTCATACCATGTTTTAATCCTAGCACAGTTAAAGAAAGCAtcattttctttccatgtctgCAATAATGAGAAGTCAGAAAGGAATTATAAGAAATCTCATAAAGTATTCATCTGATCCCTGCAACTTTCTTTAGGCTTATCGTTTTAACTATCGCAAGAGGCTCTTTTCTCTACAGAAGCCCACCTGAATGCTAGGATTGCTATTCTCACGCCCCAGCTTCTTTAAAATAGCTACTGCTGCATCTGAAGAAGAGTCAGAGAAGAGAGACTTACCACTTTCGTTCTCTTGAGATAGGTGCCCGTCAGCGTTACTGCCGCTGTCTTGGCTGCTGCCTGAGCTGCTTCCTTCATCAAAAGCGGactgctcctcctgcctgggtTCTTCTTGAACTGGTGATGCAGCAGGCTGTACCACAAAGGCATTAGCTCCCACTGTCTCAGAGAAGGTGAATCCGGCAGCTCCTCCCTCAGGAACCAGGCTGCCAGAGTCCATCTCGCTAGAACTGAGTCCATCTGTAAGACAATTTCTCGCCTCCTCGCAGTGTGCAAGCACAGCGTCTCTCTTAGTTGGGCTTGATGTGCTTCTGACAGTATCACTCACTTCAGCTGTTTTCTCCACTGCAAGATCTAACTGTGGAGGTGGTACAACAAGGAACAGTTTGGGTTTCTTTGAAATAGGAGGTGGTTTCTTGCTTGGTAATACGACCTGAGGTTTGTTGGGAGATGCTGGTGACCCCTGAAGTGACATGCCAGAATGGAGGTCTTCACTCTGCACTGAAGACTCAGGTGTGTCTTCAGTAGCTGTCCCCAGTGCATCAACTTCGAAAGACTTGTTTAGACCTACTGCACCCGCAGGCTTTTGATCACTGTCAAGCGCGGGTATGCTATCGGAGAGAATGAGAGGAGAACCCCGAGCCAGTGTTTGAACtgagtttttaaatgaagtgccttgagttttcatttcctcttcgCCTAAGCTGTTACTGAATCTTAGTGAGAGAGATGGCTTTAGGGAAGACTGCGATGATGAATTTACAGTACCCTTTTCCTGAGAAGTGGTTTCAGAAGCAGATTCAGGTGACGGTTCACCTTCTGTCACTTTTTTCACAGACCTCAGCTGCACCATTTGCAACGCTTTGGTAGTTACTAAGGGCATCACAGGTCTCGATGCATCTTGCTTGTTGAGTGGCTGTTTCACTGGACTGTAGCAAGAATCTTCCTGGTTACGTTTCTTAAAAGAATGCTGTGGGTATATTGTTGCGCCTTTTGTTAGTTTGGGATCAAGAGGTGGTGCTGGGGGCGGGACAACTAAGGGgaaagcagaaggaggaggaacaggggAAGAGAACGAACTGATGGAGGCTTCTTGTGGAAACCATGGGACAGTCTGGGTAAAGGAAGAATTTACATCAGCTTCTGGCGGAGGAGGGGGGAATGTGGGAGAGGCTGGCAATGGTGACAGATCCATGgcttctgctggaggaggaggagggggaggcggaGGAGAAAGTTCAGGGCAATGTGGAGGAGGTGTTGGAAGAGGAGGTGTTGGAGGAGGTGCACCAGAATCTGGAGGAGAGCTCAGGGTGGGGTCCAATTTCTTCGCACTCACACTCCCTTCAGTAGATGTATTTGAAGAAAGAGAAGTGGAGGATGAAGACATGGAGACTGAAGACAGAAGAGAGGATTTCCTTTCAGGCACTTTAGGCTTCAGCTTGGATTTCCCATTTCCTGAtgatgcagattttaaaaatacaggcacTGGAGTAAGCGCAGTGGGTGTATTGGACTGGCTGGAGTACCCACTGGATGGCGATGTGACTCGGTGGGATTTCTCCGGAGAAGTGCTCTTTGGTTTGGCCAGTCCACTGGGCACTTGTGGCACAGAAGCCCTTGAGCCATCACTGAAGTGGCTGATGCTGTAATCACTGAGAGCAGATGATGCACTGGCAGAATGGGTCACTGGGGATTTTACCTGGTCGTCTGCCACTGCGGCATAGTCGCTGTAGTAACCCCACTGGTCAGCGTACTCCGACTTGATGCTACTTGTTTCACTCTGAGAGGGAGTGACTGTGCAGATGGAGTACAGGTTTGGAGCAGTGGTGGACATCATGCTGCTGCTTGCGCTGACCGAGCTTTGGCTGCGGGAGCGCAACACCCAGGGATCCTCATAATCACTGCAGGGACTCTGGGAAGGGGAGCTGCCATTTTTGCACTTGAGATTCAACTGCAGAGAATGCTGGAGGGTGGCAATGAGGGTTTCATCAAGTACCTGTCCATTGGACTGGGCTTTTTTCTTGGGCATCCTTCTGAGTGAGTCTGTTCTGGATGGTGGCAAAGGCGGcttctttgcctttttcagaGAGATGTTTCTTGCAAGGGATTTGTCACCTTGGCCTGTCTGGTCACCCTGatgtttctgctcctttccttcaAAGACATTTATCACGCTGTCTCTGGGGTTCCCAAAACCATTAGTACTATTGCATGGCATGTCTGACTTCAGTCCAGACTCCACATGCATGGAACTGTAATAACCATCGTGGTCCACAGAATACAGAGAAGTAGAGTCGTCCTTGACCGAAGccctctccaggctgctgctgctcaggttGCTACCAGGAGTTGCACAGTCTGGTGTGGTACAAACCACCTTGCGCAGGGTCTCACTGTTTTCTGCAGACTTGTACAGCCAGTGCTCTGTGCTGTTCACTGCTGCTTGTGCTCGCTCCCCTGAATAGCTAGATTCACTCCTACCGTCGCTGTCCTGGGAAGGGTTCGGTAAAGCAAGATTGTTCCTACAGCTGTAGCTCACGCTCTGAGACCCAGCCTCTGCGTTTCCAGGAGTGCTAAGAGAGACAGCAGAGTCACCAAGAGAAAGCATCATGACAGTATTAGATGGGATGGTATCTGAAGTCTGTGAGTGACGTGTGGAGCTGCTCTCACTCCAGTTACCACTTGAAGAATGGTGATCTTCTTTCCCACTTACTGCACTGCTAGCAACAGGATTGTCTCTTGGCTTTGGGTAGGCAGCGGAGCTCGTAATTTTACTATCCAACGATCCAGCACTCTGGGCAGTGTGAATAACGATAACTTCTGAGGAGGATGACAGTGTTGCATTGGGTATGATGCTCGTTGAGTAGGTGGCATGAGGAGAGACCACACATGCCGGGCTTGTGGACTTTTCGCTATCGTAGCTTCTCACCTCTTGAGACTTTGGCCTTGACAGGGTCCCTGTCGTGGGATTACTCCTCAGATGCACAACACTGTCGTCCACTTGCAATTTACTTATCTGGTGGGGTAAAGTGCCAGCGATGTCTTCTGTCTGCCTAGAGATGCTCTGTGTCTGCTCTAGGGACTGCAGAGACACTCTTGCACCAGCCCGAGGCAAGCTGTGAAAACCTATGTCGCTATTTTGGCGAGAAGCAAATATAACTGCAGCAGAATCACTCATCACTGACATGTTTCCAGATGAGCTGGAGAACTGAGACATCTGGGCTGCGATGCCTTGTCCTTTCTGCGCTCGTATTCTTCTCATTGAAGGGGGCACAACTTTAACTTCCTCCGTCTGGCAGCTGGTGTCCTTGGTTTCAGAGCGCTGCATAGCAGAGCGATAGCTGTCTAGTCTCCCTAGCGTGGAACAGTGATCCGGGACATACATCGAATGCCCTCGGAAATCACTTTGGCCAGTGCCAACTGCTGgagtcaaaataaaataattattccttGAAGCACAAATGCACATTTATCTTCttactaatttaaaaacaaaaaaccccagcaaactgCTTGATCCCCACGCTCTTGAAGGATATGCCTTCTGAAAAAGAATCTGCAACAATGGATTTTGCACAGGCATCgtgtgttttctgcatttctcttccctttttccttattACCAGGAACCCTCTGCTTACAAAATCGTCTGCGTTCCTGCCGCACATTCGACACGTGAAATCCTCTGTTTATGACATGGTAATAATTTCCATAGTAATCAGTTATGTCAGAAACCAAGTAGCACTGTTTGACTTCCAGTAGgcaaagcagcaggaacagacAAAAGCCTGAGAAACGTGAAGTGTGTTTCCATGCTAATGCCTCATGCaataaagaaaaggggaaggaaatgtgGAGACTAATGTGAATAATCagatctgctttttaaaagcattacaCTTCCGAAAAAATTTTCAGGAAACATAGATAGCTCTCCAAGTCTTGCAGTTCGTCTGAAAGGAGGCTAACACATTGAAACATCCATTGTTTTACCACAAATAATACATATGCTAGAACAGCATTTATACAAAGACATTATCCAACACTGCAAAGAAAACCATTAAATAACATTTCTCCATACAACTACTTGCTATTTATCTTAAAGGAAAAactccaagaagcaaggaaaagaaacagctagTACTGATGGTCGTCTCATCCTCAGCATtgtcaggaaataaaaaataactgtacttttttaaaatgaagtaataatCATAtattggcataaaaaaaaaacttcGAGGACAATGGAAAAACAGCTTTAGATCAAAATATAGTTATCACTGGGTCAGTAGAAAGGACTCCAGGGttcttttaaatttacatttttattggtAGCTGCCTTCTAAAATCACAAACCAGAGCACTGCTTTAAAATTAGTCTGTGTAAGGCTGTTGCTTTTCAATTCAGTTGCATTACGGTATAAATAGCAGACACGAGAGGCAGGCATGCTGCTGGAGATGCTCGTAAGGATGCTGCATATGTCACTGCGGGGGAAAATTGGTTATTTCAGGTCTCTGCCTTAAAGCTAGTCTCAAGCGATGAAGTAGCACGCCTGATATGACTGTTCTCCTTTCATATTTACTATATGGAACTGGATCATAAGGATAGGTATTCTTATCATGCAGCTTTAAACACCACTTAAAGGACATTTAATTATCCTTATTCTTGGCAGGCAAGAGAGGCATTTGGGATAAGGAAAAGAGGGCTCTGAAAAGGCTACCATGAAagcagcacacacaaaaagagtGTTTACTTCTTTTCCCCAGGCACGTAAGTAGTCTTTTAGCAGCTTGAAGCCTATTTAATTCGCTTTGTGTAGGTTCTTTTGCTCTCATGAAAATATAGCCTCTTTCTGCTTCTGGTAGAGGTTTGCAGCAAAGCTAGATACTTGGATGCTGGCAAACATCTTGGATAATCTAATATGAGATACTGTCAGAACAGATGGACTACTGCAGCCAACCAGGAGAGGTATTTGCATATTCTGTATACAGTTATTAAGAACtgtacagtaagaaaaataatttaattttgctttccatgtgtatttttttatagAATCAggttaagagagagaaaaacattaaagTAGACATTACGAATGTTTCTGGAACCGTGACATCACTGATAACAACTGTTAGCCAATTAAAAATAGCTGGTAATAAAAATCTGCGTACTAAGTTATATAAATAACCAAAGAGAAggggtatttttcttctttctaccgCTATGaaacatgtacacacacacacacacacacacgcacacacgagACAGAGAATGGGCCTTGTGGAGAATGAAGCTGTCAGCACTACAGCAAGTATCTAATACTGTCACATACTGACCTGTGGCTGAGAGCACCTCATTTCAGTAT
The Mycteria americana isolate JAX WOST 10 ecotype Jacksonville Zoo and Gardens chromosome 3, USCA_MyAme_1.0, whole genome shotgun sequence genome window above contains:
- the NHSL1 gene encoding NHS-like protein 1 isoform X3; translation: MFCLKAVSNLDEESRWTVHYTAPWHQQENVFLPSSRPPCVEDLHRQAKLNLKSVLRECDKLRRDGYRSSQYYSQGPTFSSSSSAICGSYQDDYEEIEQKCPVSSPEEEKLITIKRPKTPVPNELSDINTQTNWTKSLPLPTPEEKMRQQAQAVQTDVVPINVTGENFDRQASIRRSLIYTDTVVRRPKKVKRRKTITGIPDNIQKELAVGTGQSDFRGHSMYVPDHCSTLGRLDSYRSAMQRSETKDTSCQTEEVKVVPPSMRRIRAQKGQGIAAQMSQFSSSSGNMSVMSDSAAVIFASRQNSDIGFHSLPRAGARVSLQSLEQTQSISRQTEDIAGTLPHQISKLQVDDSVVHLRSNPTTGTLSRPKSQEVRSYDSEKSTSPACVVSPHATYSTSIIPNATLSSSSEVIVIHTAQSAGSLDSKITSSAAYPKPRDNPVASSAVSGKEDHHSSSGNWSESSSTRHSQTSDTIPSNTVMMLSLGDSAVSLSTPGNAEAGSQSVSYSCRNNLALPNPSQDSDGRSESSYSGERAQAAVNSTEHWLYKSAENSETLRKVVCTTPDCATPGSNLSSSSLERASVKDDSTSLYSVDHDGYYSSMHVESGLKSDMPCNSTNGFGNPRDSVINVFEGKEQKHQGDQTGQGDKSLARNISLKKAKKPPLPPSRTDSLRRMPKKKAQSNGQVLDETLIATLQHSLQLNLKCKNGSSPSQSPCSDYEDPWVLRSRSQSSVSASSSMMSTTAPNLYSICTVTPSQSETSSIKSEYADQWGYYSDYAAVADDQVKSPVTHSASASSALSDYSISHFSDGSRASVPQVPSGLAKPKSTSPEKSHRVTSPSSGYSSQSNTPTALTPVPVFLKSASSGNGKSKLKPKVPERKSSLLSSVSMSSSSTSLSSNTSTEGSVSAKKLDPTLSSPPDSGAPPPTPPLPTPPPHCPELSPPPPPPPPPAEAMDLSPLPASPTFPPPPPEADVNSSFTQTVPWFPQEASISSFSSPVPPPSAFPLVVPPPAPPLDPKLTKGATIYPQHSFKKRNQEDSCYSPVKQPLNKQDASRPVMPLVTTKALQMVQLRSVKKVTEGEPSPESASETTSQEKGTVNSSSQSSLKPSLSLRFSNSLGEEEMKTQGTSFKNSVQTLARGSPLILSDSIPALDSDQKPAGAVGLNKSFEVDALGTATEDTPESSVQSEDLHSGMSLQGSPASPNKPQVVLPSKKPPPISKKPKLFLVVPPPQLDLAVEKTAEVSDTVRSTSSPTKRDAVLAHCEEARNCLTDGLSSSEMDSGSLVPEGGAAGFTFSETVGANAFVVQPAASPVQEEPRQEEQSAFDEGSSSGSSQDSGSNADGHLSQENESVEVFESDTANSSFLPSNSYGEETDGVATPARPRTTEDLFAAIHRSKRKVLGRKDSEDDRTRNHSPSPPVTPTGASPTLATLKQAGSIQRSVRKSSTSNDNFKALLLKKGSRCDTSSRMSAAEMLKNTDPRFHRTKTDASSDLSDSPASCSPSKSKRAQEEWAKSEGLMPRSMSFSGTRYGRSRTPPSAASSKYNVRNRIQSSPMTVISEGDGEVVEQSEGRVRRTLEEQQERQLDMFHSDEMDMNDFPYAEEAGCKETLDPTHLDLMTQPGTSRKYLSPSAEES